Proteins found in one Siniperca chuatsi isolate FFG_IHB_CAS linkage group LG22, ASM2008510v1, whole genome shotgun sequence genomic segment:
- the rpgrip1 gene encoding protein fantom isoform X1 has translation MSPVMDETAGDLPVKDVGLMRGGLMPTVPDTLRDVKPWKKYHVMKTRADPQRLFRFPREHLEDLCLRLQEENSVLRQHTRTQEQRLRRMSTRLMRLRQARPGSSGVKERDMEDTIQELEARVAKLESQKGVLQNKLSLAKQHIMDLGGRTPYKFSKGRSMEVEGGVRRAAQTAPPRYGPTLEDTRTEMERFRSSVTEEMRVAELELTAQALRDSLREKEKAIEGTVREIRKQQSDRHRITIRENVDLIRLQKQLSDKSTALRVTQEKFNDLQEAYENQLEESQRSLRESQGALLEKVEELTEQLKQERQRALALEGQLTTSTMSLQTLDKLQERILDLEGERDLIKENYDTLLESTLSVQSSHDGRVEKHREVEQKREKLEENICGTDIQGLEEMLQAEREARGRLELEKEKLRREREILEEQREREREFSVMTRDKREHLEREVVQYREQVSALQDRLDSVTTVFDMSVEELSETLLQIKAFRMQQESKVGLRFLWADGKVEDSPRELVNIQALHAETVLELQKTRNLLMLEHRISKDLQEELNTVNQKMEREREDSRRRMAEKDKLLSKRALQINTLQAQLKELAYSPRNYKRTIPIQYTWPAGNEEMVQPIEDDMSFSQLRAGESLLEIHLKAATFTPAGLRTMGSIRPGADRGEDIVTFCTYSLLDFEVHSTPLVSGSQPNYVFTSRYALTARDLGRLGGQGSRVRVELHQALGGVRFVTHGSGQMSLMGAMERRGDRIGGHVNITGSEGEIVGVVDFWVRLFSPAEPIDAVVERGADRRTAKPRRPVQISLGWQDAGHEELHDYGGGIPNELVVMLESCVGLNARWPGLLPDAYLTYRFYDLPPHVSQTVQSNADPVFNDTTSYPLAVTTDVLHYLRSSSLWVYVFDDSDDQIPPAYLAKTPIPLRALATGREIRGDYVLRDPAGGPRGMVRVMIKWRYPFQQSVDTVLGRQGRQDREMESTEREERRREEAEVTPRPIAKPRVKTQLLEPRETKAVQKETKAWPQPPPVKQKSSQNIRPEQPTSMKLLATRQSTARKRSTKRSPDLYQRTPHLTPEPRLTTPSHLPTSKYVADFLSSEGTSSRQSPATLSRRSSASDARTQDLPSADQVSMDEEEEEEERSESAAAGDSEAPESSESSSSQSDIIIIPPKRKMRKGDKLRVEILSLTFEPSSHMALDESVQRVYVEYRLLGVPMETTETPMSLRKPKDGEEIHYNFTRVIYVDGSQSAPLRQYLYTMLEGTDPNQGRLKFTVVSEPMDDDEECVDVGHAFLDLQELLLTGNDVINQQIDILSVDEDKEVIGNLKVSVEAAKALTGIYQEFHQTSETNKADETDEEEEGEEEKEEEEQEEEKKKDQIQVTDHDDDSDFY, from the exons ATGTCGCCAGTGATGGATGAGACAGCCGGGGATCTCCCAGTCAAAGATGTGGGACTGATGAGGGGGGGTCTGATGCCAACTGTCCCAG ATACTCTACGTGATGTGAAGCCATGGAAGAAGTATCATGTCATGAAGACAAGAG CAGATCCTCAGCGCCTGTTTCGGTTTCCCAGAGAGCACCTGGAGGACCTGTGTCTCAGACTGCAAGAGGAAAACAGTGTGCTAAGACAGCACACACGTACACAGGAGCAGAGGCTACGCAG GATGTCCACCAGACTGATGCGTCTTCGTCAGGCCCGTCCTGGGTCCAGTGGTGTGAAGGAGAGGGACATGGAGGACACCATACAGGAGCTGGAAGCCCGTGTGGCGAAGCTGGAGAGCCAGAAAGGGGTGCTACAGAACAAACTCAGCCTGGCCAAGCAGCACATTATGGACCTCGGAGGTCGCACGCCATACAAGTTcagtaaag GTAGAAGTATGGAAGTGGAGGGTGGGGTCAGGAGGGCAGCCCAGACTGCCCCGCCCCGCTATGGCCCCACTTTGGAAGACACcaggacagagatggagagatt caggtccagtgtcacAGAGGAGATGAGGGTTGCAGAGCTGGAGCTGACTGCTCAGGCGCTCAGAGACTcgctgagagagaaagagaaagcgaTAGAGGGAACTGTGAGAGAGATAAGGAAGCAGCAGTCTGACAGACACAG AATCACTATTAGAGAAAATGTGGATCTGATCCGTCTACAAAAGCAGCTTTCAGACAAGAGCACCGCCCTGAGAGTCACCCAGGAGAAGTTCAACGACCTGCAAGAG GCATATGAGAATCAGCTGGAGGAG AGCCAGAGGTCGCTGAGGGAAAGCCAGGGAGCCCTGCTGGAGAAAGTGGAGGAGCTGACTGAACAGCTGaagcaggagagacagagagcactGGCATTGGAGGGACAACTTACCACCTCCACTATGTCTCTACAGACCCTGGACAAG CTACAGGAGAGGATATTAGacctggagggagagagggatctAATAAAAGAAAACTATGACACTCTACTAGAGAG tACTTTATCTGTGCAAAGCAGCCATGATGGCCGGGTGGAAAAACATAGAGAAGTGGAGCAGAAGAGGGAGAAACTGGAAGAAAACATCTGTGGGACGGACATCCAGGGACTGGAGGAGATGCTGCAAGCAGAGAGGGAAGCGAGAGGCAGgctggagctggagaaggagaaacTGAGACGTGAGAGGGAGATAttagaggagcagagggagcgAGAAAGAG AGTTTTCCGTCATGACGAGAGACAAACGAGAGCATCTGGAACGGGAGGTTGTCCAGTACAGAGAGCAGGTTTCTGCTCTGCAGGACAGACTGGACTCTGTCACCACG GTGTTTGACATGAGTGTTGAGGAGCTCAGTGAAACTCTTTTGCAGATCAAG GCATTTAGGATGCAGCAGGAGAGCAAGGTGGGGCTGCGTTTCCTCTGGGCTGATGGGAAGGTGGAGGATTCGCCCCGCGAGCTGGTAAACATTCAGGCGTTGCATGCTGAGACTGTGCTGGAATTACAGAAAACCAGAAACCTTTTAATGCTGGAGCACCGTATCAGTAAAGACCTGCAG GAAGAGTTGAACACAGTCAAccagaagatggagagagagagggaggacagcaggaggaggatggcagagaaagacaaacttTTATCAAAAAGAGCTCTTCAGATCAACACTCTACAAG CTCAGTTGAAAGAGTTAGCATACAGCCCCAGGAACTACAAACGGACCATACCAATACAGTACACCTGGCCAGCAGGCAACGAGGAGATGGTACAGCCCATTGAGGACGATATGTCTTTTTCACAGCTGAGGGCTGGCGAGTCACTGTTGGAGATCCACCTTAAG GCCGCAACCTTCACCCCAGCAGGGCTTCGTACTATGGGCAGCATCCGTCCAGGAGCGGACAGAGGTGAAGACATTGTGACCTTCTGCACCTACAGCCTCTTGGACTTTGAGGTGCACTCCACTCCTCTGGTGTCAGGTAGCCAACCCAACTACGTCTTCACGTCCCGCTACGCTCTAACAGCCCGAGATCTGGGCAGGCTGGGAGGTCAGGGGTCAAGGGTCAGAGTGGAGCTCCACCAGGCATTAGGAGGGGTCAGGTTTGTGACACATGGAAGTGGGCAGATGTCCCTCATGGGTGCCATGGAAAGGAGAGGGGATCGCATCGGTGGACATGTCAATATCACAG GCTCCGAGGGTGAAATTGTTGGCGTTGTGGATTTCTGGGTGCGACTGTTTAGTCCTGCAGAGCCAATAGATGCTGTGGTAGAGAGAGGAGCTGACAGGAGAACAGCGAAACCGAGGAGACCTGTGCAGATCTCACTTGGCTGGCAAGATGCTGGTCATGAG GAGTTACATGACTACGGTGGGGGGATCCCCAATGAGTTGGTGGTCATGTTGGAAAGTTGTGTGGGCCTTAATGCTCGCTGGCCTGGACTTCTTCCCGATGCCTACCTGACATACAGGTTCTATGACCTGCCGCCTCACGTCTCTCAAACAGTCCAGTCCAATGCTGACCCAGTGTTCAATGATACCACCAGCTACCCACTAGCAGTAACAACTGATGTGTTGCACTACCTGAG GTCCAGCAGTTTGTGGGTGTATGTATTTGATGACAGCGATGACCAGATTCCGCCTGCCTATCTGGCCAAGACCCCCATCCCACTGCGAGCCCTGGCTACAGGCAGGGAGATcagag GTGACTATGTTCTGAGGGATCCAGCTGGTGGACCTCGAGGCATGGTCAGGGTCATGATAAAATGGAGGTACCCCTTCCAACAATCAGTGGACACTGTGCTGGGTAGACAGGGAAGACAGGACAGAGAAATGGAAAGCactgagagggaggagaggaggagagaggaggctgaAGTGACACCGAGGCCCATAGCCAAGCCCAGAGTGAAG ACTCAGCTACTTGAGCCAAGAGAAACCAAAGCCGTGCAGAAAGAGACTAAAGCTTGG CCTCAGCCTCCACCTGTCAAACAGAAAAGCTCACAGAACATACGACCAGAGCAACCCACCTCTATGAAACTGCTGGCCACTCGCCAGTCCACAGCCAGGAAGAGATCCACCAAGAGGTCACCTGACCTTTACCAGCGCACACCCCATCTGACGCCTGAGCCAAGACTGACCACGCCCTCTCATTTGCCAACAAGCAAGTACGTTGCAGATTTTTT ATCTTCAGAGGGAACGTCTTCCAGACAATCACCCGCCACACTGTCGAGGAGAAGCTCTGCCAGCGATGCCAGGACTCAG GACCTTCCCTCTGCGGATCAGGTGTCAatggatgaagaggaggaggaagaggagaggagtgagagCG ctgctgcaggagatAGTGAAGCCCCAGAGTCTTCAGAGTCAAGTTCCTCACAAAGCGACATTATCATCATTCCACCAAAACGAAAAATGAGGAAG GGAGACAAGCTGAGAGTCGAGATTCTGTCCCTGACTTTTGAACCATCCTCACACATGGCGCTGGATGAGTCAGTGCAGCGTGTTTATGTGGAATATCGGCTGCTGGGCGTCCCGATGGAGACGACAGAAACACCCATGTCCCTCCGCAAACCCAAAGATGGGGAGGAGATTCACTATAACTTCACACGAG TAATTTATGTGGATGGTTCACAGTCAGCTCCACTCAGACAGTATCTTTACACCATGTTGGAGGGCACCGACCCCAACCAGGGCAG GTTAAAGTTCACAGTGGTCAGTGAGCCGA